The genomic interval TTGCAGACAGATCGTTTGAAGCTGATAGTCCAAATGAACGACTAGCCATATCTGGTAGTTTAGCAACACGTTCAAGTAACAAAGGTTCGTCACCATTGAAGACGAACGTACCATCGTTGGCTAGACCAGCGACGATTTCCATCTTACCGTCCGCTATACGGTCGCGTGTCTTGAAGAATTCGATGTGTGCTTCACCAATCATGGTTAGTACGGCGATATCAGGGTTAACCATTTCTGATAACTTAGTTAGGTCACCCGGGTGATCCATGCCGAATTCAACAACTAATAGTTCAGTATCAGCTGGCATGGCCAAAATAGTTGTTGGCACACCAATTTCATTATTGAAGTTGTTAGGTGTCTTAGTTGTCTTGTAAGTTGTTGCACCGATGGCAGCGATGAAGTCCTTAGTTGTTGTCTTTCCATTTGAGCCAGAAACAGCAACAATCTTTGGGGCAACTTCCTTTAGATAGGCCGCAGACAAAGCTTGGAAAGCTTCTAATGTGTCATCAACCAAGATGGCAGGCACGTCGGTTGGGTATGGTGTGTGGTCGCGTTGCCATAGCGTAACACTTGTTCCATTTGCAACAGCGCTAGCCAAATATTGGTGGCCATCATTTTCAGCAATCAATGGAATAAAAAGACTGCCGGGATTTGCAGTACGTGAATCAAAAGTTGTTGTTGTGACTGTAACGTCGGCAGGGTTGATAAACTCTGCATGAAGCAATTCGGCGATGTTTTGCGCAGATAGTTGCATGGCTTTAAGTTCCTTTTAGTTAATTTACTTTAATTTTACACTGCTAAGGAATACAAGAGCAAATTTATCTTAATTTGTTGTATACTATAAAGATACTTAACTGATAAAACTAATAGTGGGGAAGCCCATTTAAAAACAAGAGGTGGAAAAATGGCTAAAGGAATCGGAATCGATTTAGGAACGGCAAACGTTCTAATCTACGTTGAAGGAGAAGGAATCGTTTTGAACGAGCCTTCTGTTGTTGCCGTAGACACAAAGACTGATAAAGTGCTTGCTGTGGGATCAGAAGCATACCGCATGGTTGGTCGTACTCCAGGAAATATTCGTGCCGTACGTCCTTTGCAAGATGGTGTTATCTCTGACTTTGATATGACAGAAGCAATGTTGTCATACTTCATGTCAAAGTTGAACGCCCGTGGATTGCTATCACGTCCAAACATCATGGTCTGTGCACCAACAAACATTACAGAAATTGAACGTAAGGCGATTATTGAAGCTGCTGCTAAGTCAGGTGGCGGAAAGGTCTTCTTGGAATACGAACCAAAGGTTGCCGCAGTTGGAGCTGGATTGAACATCTTCTCACCAATTGCCTCAATGGTTATCGACATGGGTGGTGGAACTTCAGATATCGCCGTTTTGTCATTGGGAGACATTGTTGAAAGTGCCTCAATTCGTATGGCCGGAGATAAGTTGAACGCTGATATTTCTAACTACATCAAGCGTGTACACAACTTGCAAATTGGTGAACGCTCAGCTGAAACAGTTAAGATGACAATCGGAACTGCTTTGCAAAAGGCTGAACCAAAGACAATGGAAGTTCGTGGACGTGATATGTTCACTGGAATGCCAAGCACAATTGAAATTAACGAAAACGAAGTGGAAATTGCTATCCACGATACATTAGCTCGTATCGTTGAAGCAGCCCACGAAGTATTGTCACGTTTGCAACCAGAATTGGCTGCAGACATTATCGACCGTGGAATCGTCTTGACTGGTGGAGGAGCTTTGCTATCAGATATGGACCAATTGCTAACTGAACGTTTGAACGTACCAGTTGTCATTGCTGACCAACCACTAGATAACGTTGCTCGAGGAGCTGGTAAGCTGCTTGACCACATGACTGAAAAGTAAGGAGAAAACATGGCACGTAATAATAAGCCAGTCGCTGTTGAAATGATTGATACAGCCGATGGACGTACAGAAGTGAAGATTAACAAGGTAAGCCTTGGTTTTGTAGATGACACAAACAAGATTACTTTTTCTGATGGTCGCACAAACTCAGCTAGTGATTTTGATTCAGCAGTTGCAATGTTGATTGCTGATTTTAATCTACATCATTAGGCTGTAAGGGAGTGACAACATGTTGAAAAAGTTTTTTAACACTGATGGAGAAATTGATTGGGCCATCATCTTTGTTGTCTTGATGTTAGCGTTAATTGGGTTGGCATCACTGTATGTGGCCGGATCGTTTGATACTAGTGGAACAATCAAGGCGACACGAATGGTTGTCATGCAAGGCGCATACTATGTTGTTGGGATTTTCGTGGTTGCTGTTATCATGCAATTTGATTCAGAACAATTGTGGCGAGTAGCACCATATCTGTTTATGGCAGGTGTTATTTTAATGGTCGGTGTTTTGTTCTTGTATAACAAAACATATTACGATAATACAGGTGGTAAATGGTATGCATTTGGGCCGGTAACTTTCCAGCCTGCCGAAGTCATGAAACCAGCCTTCATCATTATGTTTGCGCGCGTAATCGCCCAACACAACAATGAATACCCAGAACATACCTTACGCTCCGATCAATTGTTATTGAAGCGTATTTTGATGTGGTGTGTGCCGATGATTTTCCTAATGTTGTTGCAAAAAGACTTTGGAACAACACTGGTTTTCTTAGCGATTATGTTCGGAATGACAGTTGTATCTGGTTTAACATGGCGAATCCTAGGACCGATTGTGGCCGTCGTTGGAGTTCTTGGGACGACAGCGATTGTGTTGGTTACCCAAACTTGGGGACGTTTGCTACTGGAAAAAGTGGGATTTAAGGGATATCAATTTGACCGTGTTGACTCATGGCTAAATCCGCAATTGGACACAACGAACGCTGGATTCCAGTTGTGGCAATCTATTAAGGCGGTTGGCTCAGGTGGGCTAACTGGAACAGGGTTTGGTGTTTCAAATGTTAAAGTGCCAGTTCGTGAATCCGATATGATTTTCTCTGTTATTGGAGAAAATTTCGGGTTTATTGGTAGTATGCTGTTGTTGATTTTATACTTCTTGTTGATTTACCAAATCTTCCAAGTAGTGTACGACACAGCGAACCAATTCTACGCTTATATCGCATCAGGGGTTGTTATGATGTTGATTTTCCACATTTTCGAAAATATTGGTATGACCATTGGATTGGTACCTTTGACCGGTATCCCATTGCCATTCATCTCACAAGGTGGATCAGCGCTGGTCGGAAATATGATTGGAATTGGGTTGGTGATGTCGATGCGTTATCATAACAAGTCATTTACGTTATCAAGTCAACGTGGATTCCATTAAACGTGATAAAATAGAGACGTTCCTGAGAAATCAGGAGCGTCTTTTTCTAAACAATATAATGAATAACTAAACACCTTCGTTAAAACTGAAGGAGAACTGATAAGGAGAACAAAAATGCTAACAATTGGATTTATTGGCGCTGGTAATATGGGGCAAGCGATGATGCAAGGTTGGGCTCCTAACAAAGAAATTAAGCAATTAGTTTACAGCACAACCATGGAAAAATCGGAAGCTGTTGCAGCTAAGATTGGTGGTGAAGCACGTGGTTCAATCATGGAACTATGGGCTGAATCAGACATGGTTGTGGTCGCTGTGCCGCCAACAGCCTTGGCTGATATTGCACCAGAAATTAAGCAATGGGCGATGTTGAAGCCAAGTGTTATTTTGACATCAGTGGTTGGTGGTGTTGACCTAGCCGCTCTGCATGCTCACTTTGGTGAACAATTGATGATTGTCCGCGCCTTGCCAAACATCAACGTCGCTTTGCGTTATGGATACACAGCCTTGGCGTTCGACGGAACAGTTGATGCAGATACACGTGGTGCGCTTGCGATGTTGTTCCTAGACTTTGGTCGTGCAGATGAATACCCAGAAGATCAATTTGGGGCGGTGAGTGCGCTAGCTGGATCAGGTCCAGCCTTCGTAGCTGGCTTTACTGAAGCAATGATGAAGGCGGGACTGGCAGCTGGGATTGATGCTGAAAAGGCCGAAAGTCTAGCTATTCAAACTGTTGCGGGTACTGGAAAGAATATGATTGATTTGAAGAAGGCCCCTAAGGATTTGGCTAATGAAGTCATGACTCCAGGTGGTTCAACAGCGGCCGGTTATG from Weissella ceti carries:
- a CDS encoding pyrroline-5-carboxylate reductase family protein, with translation MRRTKMLTIGFIGAGNMGQAMMQGWAPNKEIKQLVYSTTMEKSEAVAAKIGGEARGSIMELWAESDMVVVAVPPTALADIAPEIKQWAMLKPSVILTSVVGGVDLAALHAHFGEQLMIVRALPNINVALRYGYTALAFDGTVDADTRGALAMLFLDFGRADEYPEDQFGAVSALAGSGPAFVAGFTEAMMKAGLAAGIDAEKAESLAIQTVAGTGKNMIDLKKAPKDLANEVMTPGGSTAAGYDVLMTQLDGLVRETIDATMIKNAEASEN
- a CDS encoding DUF2969 family protein, with product MARNNKPVAVEMIDTADGRTEVKINKVSLGFVDDTNKITFSDGRTNSASDFDSAVAMLIADFNLHH
- a CDS encoding UDP-N-acetylmuramoyl-tripeptide--D-alanyl-D-alanine ligase; protein product: MQLSAQNIAELLHAEFINPADVTVTTTTFDSRTANPGSLFIPLIAENDGHQYLASAVANGTSVTLWQRDHTPYPTDVPAILVDDTLEAFQALSAAYLKEVAPKIVAVSGSNGKTTTKDFIAAIGATTYKTTKTPNNFNNEIGVPTTILAMPADTELLVVEFGMDHPGDLTKLSEMVNPDIAVLTMIGEAHIEFFKTRDRIADGKMEIVAGLANDGTFVFNGDEPLLLERVAKLPDMASRSFGLSASNDLSANNIEMTPSSATFTATDGQTYSIPMSGEYNVANALAAILVGTLLDIPTDKMALGLATATMTVNRTQWLTGTFGGQILSDVYNANPTATHEVLNLFSSVPTNGCRFVVLGDMLELGEAGPELHAGLATSLNSAAISDVYLVGELMVNLETAIAEEFAGHVHRYAKTDKETLVTDLKKALTPDDMILLKGSHGIHLEEIVTALT
- the mreB gene encoding rod shape-determining protein codes for the protein MAKGIGIDLGTANVLIYVEGEGIVLNEPSVVAVDTKTDKVLAVGSEAYRMVGRTPGNIRAVRPLQDGVISDFDMTEAMLSYFMSKLNARGLLSRPNIMVCAPTNITEIERKAIIEAAAKSGGGKVFLEYEPKVAAVGAGLNIFSPIASMVIDMGGGTSDIAVLSLGDIVESASIRMAGDKLNADISNYIKRVHNLQIGERSAETVKMTIGTALQKAEPKTMEVRGRDMFTGMPSTIEINENEVEIAIHDTLARIVEAAHEVLSRLQPELAADIIDRGIVLTGGGALLSDMDQLLTERLNVPVVIADQPLDNVARGAGKLLDHMTEK
- a CDS encoding FtsW/RodA/SpoVE family cell cycle protein; this encodes MLKKFFNTDGEIDWAIIFVVLMLALIGLASLYVAGSFDTSGTIKATRMVVMQGAYYVVGIFVVAVIMQFDSEQLWRVAPYLFMAGVILMVGVLFLYNKTYYDNTGGKWYAFGPVTFQPAEVMKPAFIIMFARVIAQHNNEYPEHTLRSDQLLLKRILMWCVPMIFLMLLQKDFGTTLVFLAIMFGMTVVSGLTWRILGPIVAVVGVLGTTAIVLVTQTWGRLLLEKVGFKGYQFDRVDSWLNPQLDTTNAGFQLWQSIKAVGSGGLTGTGFGVSNVKVPVRESDMIFSVIGENFGFIGSMLLLILYFLLIYQIFQVVYDTANQFYAYIASGVVMMLIFHIFENIGMTIGLVPLTGIPLPFISQGGSALVGNMIGIGLVMSMRYHNKSFTLSSQRGFH